A window of Enterobacter ludwigii genomic DNA:
AGATCACGCATCTTCCCGACAACGCAGACCGTTCCGTGGCAAAGCAAAAGTTCAAAATCACCAACTGGCCCACCTACAATAAAGCCCTCATCAACCGTGGCTCCATAACTTTCTGGCTGGATGATGAAGCTATTCAGGCCTGGTATGAGTCAGCAACACCTTCTTCACGAGGCAGACCTCAGCGCTATTCTGACCTTGCCATCACGACTGTGCTGGTCATTAAACGCGTATTCAGGCTGACCCTGCGCGCTGCGCAGGGCTTTATTGATTCCATTTTTTCTCTGATGAACGTTCCGCTACGCTGCCCGGATTACAGCTGTGTCAGCAGGCGGGCAAAGTCGGTTAATGTCAGTTTCAAAACGCCCACCCGGGGTGAAATCGCACACCTGGTAATTGATTCCACCGGGCTGAAGGTCTTCGGTGAAGGCGAGTGGAAAGTCAAAAAGCATGGCCAGGAACGCCGCCGTATCTGGCGTAAGCTGCATCTCGCCGTTGACAGTAAAACACATGAAATCATCTGCGCTGACCTGTCGCTGAACAACGTTACGGACTCAGAGGCCTTCCCCGGGTTAATCCGGCAAACCCACCGGAAAATCGGGGCAGCATCGGCAGACGGCGCTTACGACACCCGGCTCTGTCACGATGAACTGCGGCGTAAGAAAATCAGCGCGCTTATCCCGCCCCGAAAAGGCGCGGGTTACTGGCCCGGTGAATATGCAGACCGTAACCGTGCTGTTGCGAATCAGCGAATGACCGGGAGTAATGCGCGGTGGAAATGGACAACAGATTACAACCGTCGCTCGATAGCGGAAACGGCGATGTACCGGGTAAAACAGCAGTTCGGGGGTTCACTGACGCTGCGTGACTACGATGGTCAGGTTGCGGAGGCTATGGCCCTGGTACGAGCGCTGAACAAAATGACGAAAGCAGGTATGCCTGAAAGCGTGCGTATTGCCTGAAAACACAACCCGCTACGGGGGAGACTTACCCGAAATCTGATTTATTCAACAAAGCCTCTCTTTGCTGCAAAAAATGAGCCGAGCGGACCGCTCGAGGTTGACAGAAGAGATCATTCGTATCCGAAATCCAGGCATCTCGAATTCAGGTGTAAAAGCAGCGATGAAAGCTGGGGTTTACCCTAAACGTTATCCATCGGAAGCGTTGCAGTTGCTCTTACAGCGTGAACTGTTGAATGCCATTTCAAACTCCTCGGCATTTGTTGGAAGTGCTGTCTCGGGTACAATCAGGAATCCGCAGAATATTACACAATCTGGTAAATACGTTTTTGGTTTGATTCAGTCTTTTTCATTTACAGGAAGTTATTGACCCGGACATGATAAATTACATCAAGAAGAGCCTTGCATTAAGTACTGTAATAACAGGTGAAATGGCGACTGACGATCGCCAACGGCTTGAATCATTGAAAGATCGCTTAAAAGGTCAGTTCGGTGTTCCTGTGGGTGTACATATGACAGGCATTCCATTAGCAATAAGTACCTTACTCACTATTTTTTGCTACGCTATGCTACAAGTTTCTGTCTGGATGTGGCTATTTCGTCTGCTCGGCTTACCTGAATTCAAAGTAATGATGGGAGTATTCCTGGCAGCAGTAGCGTATTGCATGATAGTGATGACCACAATGTTCCTGGCTGCCCGGGGTTCCTTGACAGGATATAAACTGCATATTTCCGTTATCACGCTGACTGGCTTGATGAACATCGTTTATTTTATCTGGACGTGGAATTCGCTTTTATTCGGCTCTGTTGAGAATTACACACCACAAATAACTTCTTTTTTAGGGCTGGTATTTTTCTGCCTGAATATCGCGTGGATGAATACATCGGTCTTTTACCGTTCAATCGCTCTAACGCTACATAATCGGGTTTGGCGTAAGCAGTTGAAAATTGAGGCAAAGCAAATGGCAGGCCTCAAAGGTTGACGGTAAGAGTCTATTGAGCGAAAGCCGTACAAAGAGTCAACAACACGGGGGACATCTTTCGTTGTAAAGGAGCCCCTTTTTACACAGGCTTATTTTTTCCCTTTCATCCTGTTCTTACGCGCTTTTTTCCTCCCTGCTATACACTCTTACTAACGCTAAAAAAGGGAGCAGCGCGGATGGCAACCTATCCAGACAGTTTATTGATTCTCAATGGCAAAAGTGCAGGCAACGATCTGTTGCGTCAGGCAATTCAGGTTTTGCGTGAAGACGGTGCGCGTATCCACGTGCGAGTGACATGGGAAAAAGGCGACGCGGCACGTTATATCAATGAAGCGCTCGGCCTGGGTGTCAAAACCATTATTTCCGGCGGCGGTGATGGCACCATCAATGAGATCGCGTCTGCCCTGATTGATTTAAACCAGGCCAACCGCCCGGTGATGGGGATTTTGCCGCTCGGTACCGCCAATGATTTTGCTACCAGCGTCGGGATCCCGGAAGATTTAGAGAAAGCACTCCAGCTGGCAATCCTTGGCAAGGCCACCGCCGTGGATATTGCCCAGGTGAATGACAAAACCTGCTTTATCAATATGGCGACCGGCGGATTTGGTACGCG
This region includes:
- a CDS encoding IS5 family transposase is translated as MKDQITHLPDNADRSVAKQKFKITNWPTYNKALINRGSITFWLDDEAIQAWYESATPSSRGRPQRYSDLAITTVLVIKRVFRLTLRAAQGFIDSIFSLMNVPLRCPDYSCVSRRAKSVNVSFKTPTRGEIAHLVIDSTGLKVFGEGEWKVKKHGQERRRIWRKLHLAVDSKTHEIICADLSLNNVTDSEAFPGLIRQTHRKIGAASADGAYDTRLCHDELRRKKISALIPPRKGAGYWPGEYADRNRAVANQRMTGSNARWKWTTDYNRRSIAETAMYRVKQQFGGSLTLRDYDGQVAEAMALVRALNKMTKAGMPESVRIA